The proteins below come from a single Zea mays cultivar B73 chromosome 8, Zm-B73-REFERENCE-NAM-5.0, whole genome shotgun sequence genomic window:
- the LOC100126965 gene encoding Replication protein A 14 kDa subunit has protein sequence MDTSSPAALVNAQMLNMFVGRRVRTVVQVQHNEGGVLVGQSTDGHQLCVKSAMDVPVSHFMEVYGIAENSQTIRAEVCTDFGPNFDPKVFDELCKLASGRFKHLFL, from the exons ATGGACACATCAAGCCCTGCAGCACTTGTCAATGCACAGATGCTGAACATGTTTGTTGGGCGAAGAGTGCGCACGGTTGTTCAAGTCCAACACAATGAAGGTGGAGTGCTTGTCGGGCAGTCCACCGATGGCCATCAGTTATGTGTCAAAAGTGCCATGGACGTCCCCGTTTCACACTTTATGGAGGTTTATGGAATTGCTGAAAACAGCCAGACCATCCGTGCTGAAGTTTGCACAGATTTTGGTCCCAACTTTG ATCCCAAGGTttttgatgagttgtgcaagctggcgAGTGGCAGGTTCAAGCACTTGTTCCTGTAG
- the LOC100126965 gene encoding replication protein A 14 kDa subunit isoform X1, which translates to MSAEMDTSSPAALVNAQMLNMFVGRRVRTVVQVQHNEGGVLVGQSTDGHQLCVKSAMDVPVSHFMEVYGIAENSQTIRAEVCTDFGPNFDPKVFDELCKLASGRFKHLFL; encoded by the exons ATGAGCGCAG AGATGGACACATCAAGCCCTGCAGCACTTGTCAATGCACAGATGCTGAACATGTTTGTTGGGCGAAGAGTGCGCACGGTTGTTCAAGTCCAACACAATGAAGGTGGAGTGCTTGTCGGGCAGTCCACCGATGGCCATCAGTTATGTGTCAAAAGTGCCATGGACGTCCCCGTTTCACACTTTATGGAGGTTTATGGAATTGCTGAAAACAGCCAGACCATCCGTGCTGAAGTTTGCACAGATTTTGGTCCCAACTTTG ATCCCAAGGTttttgatgagttgtgcaagctggcgAGTGGCAGGTTCAAGCACTTGTTCCTGTAG
- the LOC103634698 gene encoding LOW QUALITY PROTEIN: uncharacterized protein DDB_G0271670 (The sequence of the model RefSeq protein was modified relative to this genomic sequence to represent the inferred CDS: deleted 1 base in 1 codon), producing MQQPAPQPARLPFPSKPRTPRPPCQVTLSLQSSPVSTTHCPLHRSMPGDVDDDGPYFFSAPASPVHYILRSPPSSTAAGAASPAASADADCCAAAAGDFEFAAHMADGPGPKGGAAMSSAEELFVAGRIRVGCLSPIRRQEAGREGGSGSGGGEEEEEEAERDRRSPRATRRTRSVSPTRSPRGAAFAEPSDTFASASSSSSSSSSSSSAKNSRRRISLRDLLSRTGGDCAGAADQASSSGTGSAEVTSRPGFWPPSIWPSPRSSSNNLPLPCPAPQPPGRRSASSDRAAAPGGGGGGSARRTTSLPYRQSLVLGCLGFGARSRSTGLAKSTHPLFSSR from the exons ATGCAGCAGCCAGCACCACAGCCCGCCCGCCTTCCGTTCCCTTCAAAACCCCGCACGCCTCGGCCTCCCTGCCAGGTGACTCTCTCTCTCCAGTCCAGTCCAGTCTCGACGACCCACTGCCCTCTCCACCGAAGCATGCCGGGCGACGTCGACGACGACGGTCCCTACTTCTTCAGCGCGCCGGCGAGCCCCGTGCACTACATCCTCCGCTCCCCGCCTTCCTCCACGGCCGCCGGCGCGGCCTCGCCCGCCGCCTCCGCCGATGCCGACTGCTGCGCGGCCGCCGCGGGGGACTTCGAGTTCGCCGCGCACATGGCGGATGGACCCGGACCCAAGGGCGGCGCGGCGATGAGCTCCGCCGAGGAGCTCTTCGTCGCCGGCCGAATCCGCGTCGGCTGCCTCTCCCCGATCCGACGACAGGAGGCCGGGCGTGAGgggggcagcggcagcggcggcggcgaggaggaggaggaggaggcggagcggGACAGACGCTCGCCGCGGGCTACTCGCCGGACTAGGTCCGTTTCCCCGACGCGTAGCCCCAGGGGCGCCGCCTTCGCCGAGCCTTCCGACACCTTCGCGTCCGCCTcatcgtcttcctcctcctcctcgtcatCGTCCTCGGCGAAGAACAGTCGGCGGCGGATATCGCTGCGGGACCTCCTGAGCCGCACGGGCGGCGACTGCGCGGGGGCGGCGGACCAGGCATCGTCGTCAGGCACCGGGAGCGCCGAGGTCACCAGCAGGCCGGGTTTCTGGCCGCCGTCTATCTGGCCATCGCCGCGCTCGTCGTCCAATAACTTGCCGCTGCCCTGCCCGGCGCCACAGCCGCCGGGCCGCCGCTCCGCCTCATCGGACAGGGCCGCGGcgccgggcggcggcggcggcggcagtgcTCGGCGCACCACGTCGCTGCCGTACCGACAGAGCCTGGTTCTCGGGTGCCTGGGCTTCGGGGCTCGCAGCCGGAGC ACGGGGCTCGCCAAGTCCACGCACCCCCTCTTCTCTTCACGCTGA